TTGTAAATATCTTATAAGTTTTATCTATAACTGCTATTGAAAGCCAGATAAAGATATTTTTCATTTCTTCTTCGGTAAATTTTTCTGTACGTAGAGAATAGGCTAAATTCAATAAATAGTTTTCTAAAAAAGATGTATTAGATATTTCATCTAAAACTCTTTCCATTTCTTCCTCATTATCAAGATCTACATTCATTATAAAAGTAACCGGGATCCTTAAGTCTTTCAACCCTTCATTTTTTCTGAATATATTTACAATTTTTCTAAATAATTCTTCGGTTATTTCATCTTCATTTTCTTCATTAAGTTCTTCTAGTTGTTGTTTTCTTTCTCTCAATGATTCTATTAGTAATACTTTTAATTTTTCCACATTTACAGCTTCATTTTTACTATCCAGCTTAATTCCATACATTACACTTAATATTCGTATAAATTCATAATCATAAGGTAAAAATACGTCATCTTTTTCTATTTCTTTTAAGAGGGTTTTCTCAATTTTTTCTATGTTAGGAAGACAGCATTTTTTATATTTTTTTCCACTTCCACAAATGCATTCATCATTTCTATCAATATCAAAAATTTTACTCATTTAACGCCCTCCAAATTGATTTTTACTTTCTTTTTATAGATTACCACACTGTTTTCTTCTTGTCTATTATTTTTAAGGATACTTATCTCATTGTTCACGCATTTATTTATGTCTTTATCTATCATTTTTATAATAAAATGTTTACACCCTATTGACTTTGTAAAAATAATGTTATAATATAATTTGGAAACCAAAATATTAGGGAGGCAAATTGATGAAACTAGGGTATATAGACAATTTAGAAATGTTTTTACGAGAGATAAACCACATATTAAATTTATATACTCGAAGCTATCTCAACGAAAAAAATATAACAATGGCGAGGTTTTGGGTTATGAATAAGTTGTCGGCTGACAACCCAATAACCATGAAAGAATTGCAAAGAAGGTTGCTGCTGGCTCCTGGCACTCTGACAGGGCTTGTTGACAATCTTGTAAGTGATGGGCTCGTTGAAAGATGGCGAGATGAAACTGACAGAAGGCTTGTTTATCTTAAATTAACCCAAGCAGGTGATAAACTATTAAAAGAGATCTTACAATATCGTACATCAATACTCGCAAATATTTTGAAAAAAATTGATGGACTTGACGTAGAACGTCTAAACAGGGATTTGAGGTTAATTTGGAATCAATTGAAAGAATGTGAGACTTGCTAAATTTTAATTTGGAAGCAGGTGTTTATATGCCTTTTTCTGTTGAAGTTAAAAATCTAAGGAAGCTTTTTGGAAAGTATGAAGCAGTTGCAGGTATAAGTTTTACCATAAACGAAGGAGAAGTTTTTGGTTTATTGGGACCTAATGGAGCAGGAAAAACAACTACAATTCGTATGATAACTACGCTTTTGCCTCCGACATCAGGCGAAATCAAAATAGAGGGAATAAATGTTATAAAAAATGGAGGTTATATTCGAAATTTAATAGGATATGTACCGCAAGCCTTATCAGCCGATTCAACTTTAACAGGGTATGAAAATCTTCTAATTGTTGCAAAATTATTGCGCTTACCTAAAAAAGAGAGAGAAGAAAGGATTAATCATATTCTTGACATATTAAATTTAAGTGAAGCAGCAAACAGGATTGTCAAAGAGTACTCTGGTGGTATGGTTAGGAAACTGGAAATCGGCCAGGCATTAATACATAAATCCTCTGAGTTATATTGTAGAACTTTTAAGAGGATATTTATTAAATAGTCCTATACCAAATGCAGGCTTGGATTGGCTAATAATAATATTCATAACTGTTATTTTGCAATTGTGTGCCGCATTATTATATCCAAGAATCGTTGTATGAAAGGAGATGCATACTGTGAAAAAATTGGAATACAAATGGATTGCACTTTCATGCACTACAATAGGTGCTCTTTTTTCTGTTCTTAATGGAAGTATGCTTTTAATTGCTTTGCCTGATATTATGAAAGCTTTACATGCTGATATGACTATAATCATGTGGGTTGTCATGAGTTACATGCTTTCTATTACAATACTTGTACCGACAATAGGGAGAATTGCAGATATGATTGGAAGAAAGAAATTATATGTTACAGGTTTTGCGATATTTACTCTCAGTTCTTTACTATCTGGAATGTCAAATTCGGGTATTCAATTGCTTTTGTTTAGAATTATTCAATCTATTGGTGGCGCCTTAATGATGGCTAATAGTACAGTGATTGTAACAGACGCTTTTCCTAAAAACGAATTAGGGAAAGCTTTAGGTATAAACAGCATGGTTATAAGCATTGCAAATGTCATAGGACCTATTTTAGGAGGATTTTTGCTTAAATTTGGCTGGAGAAGCATCTTCTACATCAATGTGCCATTTGGGATTATTGGCACGCTGTGGGCAGCACTACAACTTAGGGAAGTAGAGGCTCTTCCTGAGCATCAAAAATTTGATTATGCTGGTACTTTAGTATTTACCGTTGCTATGATAATACTTTTAATTGCCCTGTCTTTTGGAGGATTTGCAGGATGGGGGAATCCACACATTATTACTCTCTTTGTTGTCTCAATAGCCTTGTTTGTTTTATTCGTTTATATTGAAAATACCGTAGACCAGCCAATGCTTGATTTAAATCTTTTTAAAACGAGAATATTAGCTTTTGCCTATACGAGTAATCTTCTAAACGGAATAGCAAGAGGAGCCGTTACTTTTCTTTTGATTTTTTATTTGCAGGGTATTAAAGCAATGGATCCATTGACTGCAGGTATTTTATTGACACCATTTGCTCTTGCAATGATGGTAGTTTCTCCAATTAGCGGTTGGCTATCTGATAGGTATGGGTCACGAGAGTTAAGTAGTATAGGGCTACTTATATCTGCAGTAGGACTTGTAGGTTTTATGGGAATAAATGCTACAACGTCAATTACAAAGTTAATACTGTGGATGGCTATAATGGGTTTTGGCTCCGGACTATTTATATCTCCTAATACCAATGCTATAATGAGTAATGTTCCGGTCGACAAAAGAGGAATAGCGGCAGGAGTAAGGACAATGATGAACAATGCCGGAACAGTAATAAGTATAGCTTTGGCTATGGGAATAATTTCTTCAAGCATAGATCCGCAAGCAATGCAAGCACTTTTTGTAGGAACCCAAGTTGGGGCAAAAGGGATAGCAGTTGCTCAATTTATTAAGGGCTTAAGGTCTACTTTTGGGATATCTTTTGCAATAAGCTTGGTTGCAGCTTTTATATCCTATCTAAGAGGACCACAGCCCAAATGGGAATCAGAATATAGTGCTAATAAAAGAATGTAAGTAAGTTAAGATAATAAAAAACACCAGTAGCAGAAAGATGGATTGCAACGCAGAGAGAAAATATTGCTTTTGATAAAATCTAAGGAACCCTTTACAGCAGAAGGGTTCTTTACTTTTATAGCATAACAACTAAAACAAAAAAGTAGATAAATGCAATTTCTCAAATTGTTTTATCCTAAGACTAATCATAGTGCAAAATTATCGTAGGATTTTTAGATGATAAAAAATAAGAGACAACCCCTGTGATAAAATAGATTGTGGAAAACCAAAAAACATGAAAGGGGTGTCTCTTGTGAAAAAAATTAAGTTTGAAGATATTATACTACAAAATGCAACTACTTACATCAATAATGTGAGGGAAATTTTTAAAAAGTTATTAGATATAAATTGCAATAGGTCAAGTTCAAATTTTTGTATAAAATCCCTCTAGTTAGAATTTGTTCCTTCTTTTCTTTATCACCATCGTTCAATTCATCGTACCCCCTCCGACCCTTGGTGTCAAGGACGGACGAAAGCCTGGCGATAGCGTATCCTTGACACCAAGGGTCTACAGCAGTTACTAAAAACTGCTGGTGGTGATAAAGGTCATTTTATTGGAATAACCTTGTCCTTCGATTTTGTTGAAACTTTTTTTGCTACTCAAAATACTCAGTCGTGTCCAAATACTCTCTTCCTGAGGCCCATTTTTCATCTTGTTCCATTAATGAGGCTCCAATTAGGCAAATAGAAGATTCTCGACTGGGAAATATCCTTATTACTCTTTCACATCAACGAATTTCTTCATTTAACCGTTCTAACATATTAGTAGTACGAA
The sequence above is a segment of the Thermoanaerobacter ethanolicus JW 200 genome. Coding sequences within it:
- a CDS encoding ABC transporter ATP-binding protein is translated as MPFSVEVKNLRKLFGKYEAVAGISFTINEGEVFGLLGPNGAGKTTTIRMITTLLPPTSGEIKIEGINVIKNGGYIRNLIGYVPQALSADSTLTGYENLLIVAKLLRLPKKEREERINHILDILNLSEAANRIVKEYSGGMVRKLEIGQALIHKSSELYCRTFKRIFIK
- a CDS encoding MarR family winged helix-turn-helix transcriptional regulator, producing the protein MKLGYIDNLEMFLREINHILNLYTRSYLNEKNITMARFWVMNKLSADNPITMKELQRRLLLAPGTLTGLVDNLVSDGLVERWRDETDRRLVYLKLTQAGDKLLKEILQYRTSILANILKKIDGLDVERLNRDLRLIWNQLKECETC
- a CDS encoding MFS transporter produces the protein MKKLEYKWIALSCTTIGALFSVLNGSMLLIALPDIMKALHADMTIIMWVVMSYMLSITILVPTIGRIADMIGRKKLYVTGFAIFTLSSLLSGMSNSGIQLLLFRIIQSIGGALMMANSTVIVTDAFPKNELGKALGINSMVISIANVIGPILGGFLLKFGWRSIFYINVPFGIIGTLWAALQLREVEALPEHQKFDYAGTLVFTVAMIILLIALSFGGFAGWGNPHIITLFVVSIALFVLFVYIENTVDQPMLDLNLFKTRILAFAYTSNLLNGIARGAVTFLLIFYLQGIKAMDPLTAGILLTPFALAMMVVSPISGWLSDRYGSRELSSIGLLISAVGLVGFMGINATTSITKLILWMAIMGFGSGLFISPNTNAIMSNVPVDKRGIAAGVRTMMNNAGTVISIALAMGIISSSIDPQAMQALFVGTQVGAKGIAVAQFIKGLRSTFGISFAISLVAAFISYLRGPQPKWESEYSANKRM